Sequence from the Egibacter rhizosphaerae genome:
GGGCGCGCGCCGGGGCGGGCGAGGCCGTGCTCGTCGGCGAGCGCCTGCACGACCGGGCGCATCCGGCCCGCCAGCCAGGGGTCGGGTCGGCGGACGTACTCGGGGCGGACGGCCAGCCGCTCGACCAGCCGTTTGCCGGTGCCGGTGATCTCCGCCTCCAGCGCGTCGAGCTCGGGCCATGCGTGCTGCGGGTTGACGTGGTCGATCGTGACCGGGGAGACGCCGCCGAGGTCGTCCGCCCCGGCCGCCACGAGGCCGGCGACCTCGCCCGGCGAGAGGTTCGGGGGCGCCTGCACGCTCACCTTGACCGGCAGCAGCAGGCGCGCGACGGCGAGCGCGGCCCGCAGCTCGTCGTGGTCGGGCTCGGGGTGATCGGCCATGTGGGTCCGCGGCTTCGCCCGGAAGTTCTGGACGATCACCTCCTGCAGGTGGCCGTAGCGCTTGGCGGTCGCCGCGAGCGCGAGCAGCGCGTCGGCGCGCTCGTGCTCGTCCTCGCCGATGCCGACGAGGATCCCGCTGGTGAACGGCACGCTCGCCCGCCCCGCGTCCTCGAGCACCTTCAGGCGGACCTCGGGGGTCTTGGTCGTCCGTGCGCCGTAGTGCGCGCCGCCCTGCTCCAGCAACCTCGGGCTGGTCGACTCGAGCATCATCCCCATCGAGCCCGAGACCTGCTTCAGCGTCTGCAGTTCGGTCCACGACAGCACGCCGGGGTTGAGGTGCGGGATCAGCCCGGTCTCCTCGATCACCGCGATCGAGACCGCGCGCAGGTACTCCAGCGTGGTCTCGTAACCCCGCGCGGCGAGCCAGTCGCGGGCGGCGTCGTAGCGCTCCTCCGGCGCGTCGCCGAGGGTGAACAGCGCCTCCTTGCAGCCGGCCTCGCGGCCGCGGGCGGCGATCTCGGTGACCTGCTCGGGGGTGAGGAACGCCGCCTCCCCCTCACGGGGCGGGTGCGCGAACGTGCAGTAGCCGCAGGCGTCACGGCAGAGGTGGGTGAGCGGGACGAACACGTTGCGCGAGTAGGTCACCACCTCCCCGAACGCCTGGTCGCGCACCCGAGCGGCCGTGGCGCAGAGCCGTTCGAGCGCCTCCCCGCGGGCGGTGAGCAGCCAGGCCGCCTCGTCCGCGGACAGGGTCTTGCCGGCATCGGCCCTGGCGAGCGCGCGTCGCAGACCATGGGGCAGATCGGTCATCACAGATCCTCCTCGGGTCGGCCGTGTTCAGGCCGCTGGGGGTCGAGCGGTCGGACCGTCGGCGGTGATCGTGCCACGAGTGCGGCAGGCGCGGGGCAGCGCCGTCCGGCTCGGCGCTCGGCCCGCCGCTCGGGCCCGCTGTCCGGCTCGGCGATCTGACTCGGCGCTCGGGCTCGCCGCCCAGGTTCGGCGTTCGGGTTCGGCGTCGGGTTCGGCGCGAGCTGTCGGCGAGGTGTGGACACGAGCGCTGGCGGAGGCTGCCATCGTGTCCACACCGCCGCCGGCTGCGGCACAGAACCGGCGAGGTGTGGACACGAGCGCCGGTGCGGGCTGATGGTTGCGTCCAGAGCTGGTCGTTGGCGACTGGTGGCGCCGGGCGGTGTGGACAAGACCGGCGGTTAGCTGAGCCGGTCCTGTCCACAGCGCGGACCGCTGTGGCTGCGCGCTACGATCCGTGCTCATGACCGAACGGGACATCGTGGCGTTGGCGGGTGGCGTCGGGGCTGCGCGCTTCCTGCGCGGCTTGGTCCACGTCGTCGAGCCCAGCCGTCTGGTCGTCGTCGGCAACACCGGCGACGACTTGGTGCGCCACGGGCTGCACGTCAGCCCGGACCTCGACACCGTCGTCTACACGCTCGGGGGAGGGATTCATCCCGAACAGGGCTGGGGCCGGGCGGACGAGCGGTTCACGGTCGCCACGGAGCTCGCCGAGCGCTACGGACGCTCCGACTGGTTCACGCTGGGCGATCGCGATCTCGCGACCCACCTCGTGCGCAACGACGTCCTGCGCGCGGGCGGGACCCTCGCGCAGGCCACGGCGGAGATCGCGCGCGCCTGGGGCCTCGAGTTCCGGCTGCTGCCCATGACCGACGACCCGGTCGAGACCCGGATCACGACCACCGACGGGCGCGACCTGCACTTCCAGGAGTGGTGGGTCGGCGAGCGCGCCGCCGGCGAGGTCGCCGACGTGCGTCTCGAGGGGGCGTCGCGCGCACGGCCGGCCCCCGGGGTCCTCGAGGCGATCGGCAGCGCCGACGCGGTCGTGCTGTGCCCCTCGAACCCCGTCGTCTCGCTCGGGACGATCCTCTCGGTGCCGGGGATCTCCGAGGCCCTGCGCGACGCTCCTGTGGTCGGGGTGAGCCCCATCGTCGGCGGGCAAGTGGTGCGGGGCATGGCCGATCGGCTCCTGCCGGCCGTGGGACGGGAGACCTCGGCCTCGGCGGTCGCCGAGATGTACGCCGATCTGCTCGACGCGTGGGTCCTCGACCATGCGGATGCCTTGCTGGCCGAGCGGGTCGAGGCGCTCGGGGTCCGCGTGGCCGTGACCGACACGATCATGCGGGACCGCGACACCACGGCCGCGCTCGCCCGCGTGGCGTTGGACCAACTGGCTGAGGAGCGAGCGTGAGCATCACGATCGAGCCGGTGACCGGCCTGGGTGAGATCCAGCCCGGCGATGACCTCGCGGCGCTCGTCAGCGGCCGCGCCGAGATCGCCGATGGCGACGTCGTCGTGATCGCCCAGAAGGTCGTCAGCAAGGCCGAGGGCGCCCTGGTGCCGCTCGGCGCCGAGGAGCCCGTCGCCGCGGCCCGCCGACGGCTCGCGCGGGAGCAGGCCGCGCGTGTGGTGGTGGACACTCCGGGTGTGCTGGTCGTCGAGACCGCCCACGGCCTCGTTTGCGCGAACGCGGGGATCGACAGCTCGAACGTGCCCGACGGCTGGCTCGCCGTGCTGCCCAAGGACCCGGACGCCAGCGCGCGGGCGTTGCGGGCCGCCTTCCGCGATCAGGGGGTCGATGTCGGCGTGGTCGTGACCGACACGTTCGGGCGGCCCTGGCGCCTCGGCCAGACCGACGTCGCGATCGGGGTCGCCGGCGTTCCGCCCCTGCGCGACGAACGGGGGGAGGTCGACCGCGAGGGTCGGCCGCTCGAGGTCACCGAGACCGCGCTGGCCGACGAGCTCGCGGGCGCGGCCGACCTCGTGCGGACCAAGAGCTCGGGCGTGCCGGTGGTGATCGTCCGCGGCCTCGACTGCGCGCTCTCGGACGAGGGCGAGGGGGCGGAGGCGTTGCGCCGACGCGCCACCGAGGACCTGTTCCCACGGGGACGCGGCATGCTGGCGGCTGCGCTGGCCGCGGAAGAGGGCCCGATTGCGCCGGGGACGGTCGAGGGGCACGGGCCGGTCGCCGAGCCGGGGACGGTCGGGGGGCACGGGTCGGTCGCCGAGCCGGGGGCGGTAATCGGGCCGGAGCAGCCTACCCCGCAGCCGGTCGCCGGGGAGCATCTCGCGATCGTCGGCGAGGTGGCCGCGCGCGCCGGCGCGGAGCTCGTGCCGGTCCGGACGGGGAACGCCGCGGCCGCGCCGACCGTTCGGCAGGTACGTGGGGACCGCGTCGCGGCAGGACTCGTCGTCGCCGCGCTGCTCGACCTCGGCTACGCCGCGCGTTGGCGCGACGTCGACGGCGTGCTCGTGGTCGAGGCCGGGGAGGAGCAGCCGGTCCGATCACCGGGGTGACCGACGTGGCCGTGGCGGCGACCCGCGTGGCAGCCTTGTGCGTGGTGGCCGCGGCGCGGTGGCCGCCGGTCACGACGAGAGGACGGTAGGTGACCGACGAGGACCCGGGCCAATCCAAGCGCGAGCGCCAGAAGCAACGCCTCGCCGAGAAGCGTGCCGAGCAGGAGCGCCGCAAGCAGCAGGACCAGCGCAAGCGCCGGCTCACGATCGGGGCGCTCGCCGTGGTCGTGGTGGCCGCTGTCGCCGGGGGCGTCCTGTTCTGGCAGGCGCAGCGGGCCGACCGCGGGGAGCTGTTGGCCGCGTCGGCCGAGCCCGCGGAGGCGGCGGGATGTCAGCCGGTCGAGGAACCCGAGGACATGGGCGCGGACCACTTCCCCGGCCAGCCCGACGAGGCGCTCGCCGCGCTGGAGCAGGCACCGCCCGAGGAGATCTACGACCACCGTCCGGCCACCTCGGGCACCCACATCGGCCTGGTGGCGGCGACGGGCATCTACGATTCCTATGTCGACGAGCGGCTCCTGCTGCACAACCTGGAGCACGGCTACGTGGTCCTGTGGTACGACCCGGACCTCGACGAGGGCGTCGTCGCGGAGATCGAGGACTGGGCGGACGGTGCGATGGGCGCCGCCAACGACCACCTCATCGTCTCGCCGTACAACGAGGCCCTGCCGGACGGCGGGAACGTGGCGCTCGTCACCTGGGACCATCGCCAGCTGTGCGACGAGTTCTCGCCGGAGGTCGCCGACGCGTTCGTCGGCGAGCACGCCGACAACCTCTACAGCGACCACGGGGCGACCGACGCCCACGACGGCAGCCTGGACAGCGAGCTCGTCCCGGGCGAGGACGAGGTGGTCTTCCCGCCGCACCCCGAGGCCAGCGGCGCGCCCCCCGGGGCGCCCGCCGACGCCGGAGCGACCGACGAGGACGAGGGCTGACCATCGTCATGCGCCCCGCCGGGCCGGTCGAATTCGTCGACACCCTCGAGTCCGTCGGACCCGGGGGAGGCGGACCCGGGGGAGGCGGACCCGGGGGAGGCGGACCCGGGGAGGCGGACCCGGGGAGGCGGGTCCGGAGGAGCGGATCGGCTCGTGGCGGACAGGTAGGCACGGCCCGGTGCCGGGGTAGCATGCGGCCGTTCCCGTCGGAAGGTGCGCGATCGTGTGCGGCATCATCGGTTACACCGGCGACCGTGACGTCCTGCCCGTCCTGCTGGACGGGCTCGCGACCCTCGAGTACCGCGGCTACGACTCGGCCGGGGTGGTCGTCATCACCGGTTCGGCCTCCCCCGAGCTCCGCATGGTCAAACGCGCGGGCAAGCTCGATCAGCTGCAGGGGGTCGTGCGCGAGGACGACCTCCACGGCACCGTCGGGCTCGGGCACACGCGGTGGGCGACCCACGGGCAGCCGACCGACCGCAATGCCCACCCCCACCTCGACCAGGTCGGGGACCTCGCCTTCGTGCACAACGGGATCATCGAGAACTACGCGGAACTGCGCGCCGAGCTCGAAGCTGACGGCGTCTCGTTCCTCTCCGAGACCGACACGGAGGTCGCCACGCAGTTGCTCGCGCGCCTCCGCCGGGACGAGGCCGACCTGGCCGAAGCCGTGCGCGCGCTGATGCGCCGCCTCGAGGGCCAATTCGCGTTCGCCGTGGTCGACCGACGGGAGCCCGACCGGCTCGTCGCGGCCCGCCGTGGCGCACCGCTGGTGCTCGGCCGTGCCGACGGGGCGAACCTGCTGGCCAGCGACGTCGCGGGCCTCATCGCCCACACCCGCGACGTGGAGTCCCTGCTCGACGACCAGGTCGCGGTGCTCACGCCCGACGGGATCGAGGTCACCGACGTCCACGGCGCGCCGTCGAGTGGTCAGCGCTTCACCGTCGACTGGGACATCACGGCGGCCGAGAAGCAGGGCTACCCGCACTTCATGCTCAAGGAGATCCACGAGCAGCCGCAGGCCATCGCCGACACGCTGCTCGCTCGGACCGATCCCGACGGGCGGATCGTCCTCGACGAGCTGCGCTTCGACGGGGCGGATCTGCGCAGTGCCGACAAGGTCTACGTCGTGGCGTGCGGGACCAGCTATCACGCGGGCCTGGTCGCCAAGCACGCGATCGAGCACTGGGCCGGTATCGGCGTGGAGGTCGAGATCGCCAGCGAGTTCCGCTACCGCGATCCCATCCTCACGCCGCACACCATCGTGGTGGCCATCAGCCAGTCGGGGGAGACGACCGACACGATCGCGGCGGCCGCGCACGCACGGGACCAGCGAGCCCGTGTCGTGGCGATCTCCAACGTCGTGGGTTCCACGCTGACGCGTGAGGCGGACGCGGTGCTCTACACGCGGGCGGGACCGGAGATCGCGGTCGCGTCCACGAAGGCGTTCACGACCCAGATCGCGGCGCTCGGGGTGCTCGCGCTCTTCCTCGCTCAGGAGCGGCGCAAGCTGTTCCCCGAGGAGTGCCGGGACCAGCTGGCACGACTCGAACAGCTGCCCGAGCTCATGGAACAGGTGCTCGAGGCCGACGGGCACCTGGCCGAGCTCGCGGAGCGGATCGCCCGTGCGGACTACGTGATGTTCATCGGCCGCCACAACGGGGTGCCGATCGCCCTCGAGGGCGCGCTCAAGCTCAAGGAGATCAGCTACCTGCACGCGGAGGGCTTCCCGGCCGGCGAGATGAAGCACGGCCCGATCGCGCTGATCGACAGCGGCGGCCCGGTGATCGCGATCGCGACCCGCGGGCACGTCCACAGCAAGGTCGTGTCGAACATCCAGGAGGTCAAGGCCCGCGGAGCCGAGGTCACCGCGATCGCGACCGAGGGGGACACCGCCGTCAAGGAGCACGCGGACCACGTCGTCTACGTGCCCGAGGTGCACGAGTTGCTGTATCCGATCCTCACGGTCCTGCCGTTGCAGGCGATCGCGTACCACGCCGCGGTGCTCCTCGGCCGCGACGTCGACCAACCCCGCAACCTCGCGAAGACCGTGACCGTGGAGTAGGGGTCGGCGTCGTGGAGGGAGAGGACCTTCCCGGCGTGGTGGGCGTCGGCGTCGACGCGATCGAGATCGTGCGGGTGCGGCTCGCACTCGCGCGCACCCCCTCGCTGGTCGAGCGCCTGTGGACCGCGGCCGAGGGGGTGCACTGCACCGCACCCGACGGCGATCTGCGGGTCGGGAGCCTCGCGACGCGCTTCGCGGCGAAGGAGGCGGTCGCCAAGGCGCTCGGCTCCGGCTTCCACGGGTTCGGGTTCACCGACGTCGAGGTGGTGGCCAACGCGGACGGCAAACCCGAGGTGGTGCTGCACGCGGGGGCCGCCGCGCGGGCCGAGGAGGAGGGCATCGCGCGGGTGCACCTGTCGCTGTCACGGACCCGCGACCTCGCGCTCGCGCAGGCGGTCGCGGTGGGAGCGCCGCGCTGAGCGAGCACGAACCCCAGGGCGCGGTGGGAGCGCCGTGCTGAGCGAGCACGAACCCCGTCCGGGCGGCCTTCTGGTCGCTGGTGCACGGGACCCCGCCCGGGCCGCCGGAGCGCACCGGGTTGCATCGGCCAGCGAGCCCGCGGGCCTAGGATGGAACCATGCCGACCCCCCTGTTCACTCCCGCGCAGGTCCGCGAGATGGACGCGCGGGCGTTCGATCGCGGGACCTCCGCCGACGCGCTGATGGAGCGCGCCGCGGGGCATCTCGAGCGCGCGGTGCGCGACCTCGCCGGGTATGGGTACGGGCTCCGCGTCACGATCCTGTGCGGCAAGGGCAACAACGGAGGCGACGGGCTCGCGCTGGCCCGCCGTCTCACCGACGTCGGGGCGCGGGCGACCGTCTGCGTCGTGACCGGCGAGGAGACGTTGGAGGGGCTGCCGGCCGTCCAACGGGACCGTTGGCTCGCCCGTGGCGGCACCCTCGTGTCGAGCCCCCAGGAGGCGCTCGTCGGCGCCGACGTGACCGTCGACTGCCTGCTGGGGACGGGGGCGGCCGGCGAGCCCCGCGACCCCTACCGCACGGCGATCGCCGCGCTGGCGGCCGAACGGGCGCAGGGCACCCCGGTGGTCGCCTGCGACGTGCCGTCCGGCGTCGACGCCGAGACCGGCACGGTGGCGGAGCGGGCCGTGACCGCCGACGTCACCGTCACGCTCGGCGCCGAGAAGGTGGGCCTGCGGATGTGGCCGGCTCGGGGACGATGCGGGGACCTCGTCACCGGCGACCTCGGGATCCTCGAGCGCCGAGACGAGCCGGTCGCCTGGAGCCTCGACGATCGGGACGCCGACCACCTGCTGCCGTTCCCCCCGCCCGGGGCGCACAAGCGCCAGCGCGGCCGCGTGCTGATCGTCGCCGGGGCGCAGGGCATGTCGGGTGCCGCGGTGCTCGCCACTCGCGGCGCGGTCGAGGCCGGCGTCGGGCTGGTGACGTGTCTCGCCGCCCCCGGCTCCCGCGACGCGGTCGCCGGCGCGGTCCCCGAGGCGCTGACCGCGACCTTCGGCGACCTCGACGACCGCGACGACCACGACGCCGCGGTCGCCGACGTGCTCGCGCGCGCGCAGGACGCCGACGTGGTCGTCGCCGGCCCCGGGTTGGGGCGGGGCGGTGGGCCGACGGCGTTGGTGCGCGCGTTGGTGGAGCGCCTCGAGCGGCCCCTCGTGCTCGATGCGGACGCCGTCAACGCCCTCGCGGAGGTGCCCGAGGCCTTGACGGCTCCCCGCGCCAACGCGCTCGTGCTCACCCCTCACGAGGGGGAGCTGGCGCGGCTCGTCGACGGTCCCGTGCAGCGCAACCGAGCCTCGGAGTACGCCGCCGACTGGGGCGCGACGGTGGTCGCCAAGGGTCCGGGCACGGTGACCGCGTCCCCGGACGGGCGGACGTGGGTGTGCGCGAGCGGGAGCGTCGCGCTGGCCACGGGAGGGACCGGGGACGTGCTCTCCGGGATGATCGGCGCGGTCCTCGCCGGGGACGTCGACCTCGCGCGCGTGGCGGCCACCGTGCACTGGCACGGCCGGGCGGGGGAGGCCGCCGCCGCGTTGCGCCACCCGGCGGCGGTGCGCGCCGGCGCGGTCGCCGATGCCGTCCCGACGGCCCGCGCCCGCATGGCCGGGGACCCCGGCCCGCGCCCGGGGGCCCCCATCCCGCGTCCCGAGGACCGCCGGTGACACACCTCCGTTCCCCGTCGTCCGTGGACGCGCAGGCGCCGCGCGAGGCCGCTGCCGGGGCGCAGGGAGCTCCTCCCGCCCACCGGCCGGTCTGGCTGGAGATCGACCACGACGCGATCGCCGCCAACGTGGCGGCGCTGAGGTCCCATGCGCGGGCCCCCCGCCTGATGGCCGTGGTCAAGGCCGACGGGTACGGCCACGGGCTCGTCGAGGCCGCGCGGTCGGCGGTGGCCGGCGGCGCCGACGAGCTGGCGGTCGCCCTGGTCGAGGAGGGCGAGGCGCTGCGCGCCGCCGGGGTCGACGTCCCCATCCTGTTGCTCACCGAGCCGCCCGCCGCCGCGATCGGCGCCCTGCTGACGGCGAGGCTCACACCCACGGTCTACTCGCCGGGGTTCGTGACGGCCCTGCAGGAAGCCGCCGCGGCGCGCGAGGGTCCTCCCGCCGCGGTCCACCTGAAGCTCGACACGGGGATGCGGCGGGTCGGCGTGCCCCCCGCGGACTGGGAGGACGCCCTCCGACGCGTGCGCGACGCCGGCGCCCTGCACCTCGCCGGGCTCTGGAGCCACTTCGCGGTGGCGGACGAGCCGGACCACCCCTTCATCGCCGAGCAGGCCGACGCGTTCGCCCGCGGCCTCGAGCTCGCTCGGGCGCTCGATGCCGCGCCCGACGTCGCTCACCTCGCGAACTCCGCCGCGACGCTCGATCTGCCCGACACGCACCACGACCTCGTCCGGCCCGGCCTCGCGGTCTACGGGCTCGAGCCCGCGCCCGGGCTCGCCGGCGAGGTGCCGTTGCGACCGGCGCTCGCGTTGCGCGCGCGCTTGTCCCTGGTGAAGCGCCTCACTGAGGGGGAGGCCGTGAGCTACGGCCTGACGTGGGCCCCGGACCGCGACACCTGCCTCGGCACGGTGCCCGCCGGCTACGCCGACGGCGTCGTGCGGGCACTCGGCAACCGGGCCCGGGCGCTGGTCGGGGGGCGCCGCGTGCCGTACGCCGGGCGGGTGTGCATGGATCAGTTCTGTGTGGACCTCGGCCCGGACGCGACCGAGGCCGACGGTGACGAGGTGACCCTCATCGGCGGGCAGGGGGACGAACGGGTGAGCGTCGACGAGTGGGCGGGGCTGCTCGGCACGATCAACTACGAGATCATCACCCGCATCGGTCCGCGTGTCCCGCGCGTGCATCTCGGGGCCGCCGGGGAGAGCTAGGCGTGGTCCGGGCACGCGCGATCGGTCTCGTGGCCTTCGGCGCGGCGACGCTCGGGGGAGCCGCCCTGGGGTACCTCGGAGAGCGGCGGGTGATGGCCGGCCAGGCCCAGCGGGTCGCCGAGGCGGATCCGTCGCTCGCGGCCGCTCCGGGGTGGGCGTCGCGGGACGTCGAGAGCCACGACCGCACGCTGTTGCATGCCGAGTTGCGCGCCGCACCCGGGCGGCCCGCGGTGCTGTTCAGCCACGGGCTCGGGCTGTCCTCGCGGGTCTGGCACGACCAGATGACGGTGCTCGGCGAACGCTTCCACAGCGTCGCGTTCGACCACCGGGGTCACGGCCAGAGCGCCCGCGCGGCCCGCGGCGACTACACGCTCGACGCGCTCGCCGACGACGTGGCCGCAGTCCTCGCCGAGACCGCGCCTGCGGGGCCCGCGGTGCTGGTCGGGCACTCGCTCGGCGGCATGGCGGTGCTCGCCTGCGCCGCCCGGCACCCCGGGCTCCTGGGTGAGCGGGTGCGCGGGCTCGTGCTCACCAACACCGCCGCGAGCCGGCTGTTCTCCGGCGCCGCCAGGAGCACCCTCGCGGCCGCCGTCAGCACCGTGCAGGCCCGGGTGTACGAGGCGGTGGTGGCTCGCTCGTCGCGTGCTCGGCGTCGCCTGGAGAGCGACGATCCCGAGGACCGGCCCTCGACGGACCTGTCGCTGCTGGCCACGCGCCAGTTCGGGCTGAACCCGGAGGCACCCCCCGAGCTCGTCGCGTTCCTGGAGCGGGAGCTGCGTGGCACGCCGCCGGTGGTGCTCGGCGCGTGCGCCCCCGCCCTCACCACCGTCGACCTCCAGGACGTCGCTCGCGAGCTCACCGTCCCGACGCTCGTGCTCGCGGGGAGCCGCGACCGTCTCACGCCCCCGCGTCAGGCGCAGCGCCTCGCGGAGATGCTCCCCGACAGCGAGCTCGTCACGATCGAGGGCGCCGGGCACACGGCGATGCTCGAACAGCCCGACGCGGTCACCGCCGCGATCGACCGGTTCGCGGCGCGCGTGACCGCCGACGCGGGGGGCGGCGACGGGACGAGCGCTCGGCGAGCCAGCTCGCGGTGACCTCGGCGAGCTCGTCGGCGGCCTCGCCGTCGCTGATCAACGCCTCGCCGTCGCGCCAGTGGTCCCCGTAGGCACCGAACTGCGCGTGGTTCATCCCGTCGATCACGACCACGTCGGCGTCGTCCGGCAACAGGTGGCGCCGCTGTCGCACGTCCGCGGTCGTCGTGAGGCCGTCGCGCCCACCCGCGACCGACAGCACCGCGAGATCGTCGCGTGCCGCGAGCTCGGCGCCCTCGGTCGGGTAGCCCCCCCACAGCACCAGCCCCTCGATGCGATCGACCGCCGCGGGACCGTCGGTTGCGGCGTGGCCCTCGGCGGTCGCCTCCGCGCGCCGGCCGAGGTGGCTCGAGGCCATCGCACCTCCCAGGGAGTGCCCGCCGACGATCCACGATTCGATGGTGTCCTCGGCCGCGATCACCTCGTCGGCGCGGTCGATGTCCAGCACCGCGAAGTTCAGCGGCATGGCCGGGATGAACACCGCGACCCCGGCCTCGGCCACCACCGGCGCCCACGTGGCGGCGTAGGAGGCCGGCGCCACGCGGGCGCCCGGGTAGAAGACGACCCCCCGTACGGGCTCCTCGCCCTCGGGAGTGAGCCGCAGGTAGCCGTCGCCCTGACCGACCGCGACGCGCGGGTTCTCGAACACCGTCGTGAAGCGGTCCTCGTCCGGCCCGCGCGGCAGGGCCGCCCAGCCGACGAGCACGACCAGAGCCAGCGCGAGGGCGATCGCCGTCCAGCGCAGCGGGCGGCGCCAACCCGATCGGCGCGACCGACGGGCCGGCGGGCCCGACTCCTCGCCCGCCCGCGCCTCCTCGCCGGTCTGCGCCTCGTGTTCCAGGGGGCGCACCCCCGGGCGTTCGCTCATCGGGTCCTCGCTGATCGTTGATCCGGTGCGTTCCGGCCCGCGCCCCAGCCTTGCTACCGCGGGGCGGGCCTGCCTACGCTGCGGATCCCTTCACGGGCAGCGGTCACCGCCCGACGGTGTGGGTGGCCGCTCGATCGGTGGTCCGCGGAGGGCCCGTCCGCACCCGACCATGGGAGCGCCATTGAGGATCACGAAGTATCCACAGTCCTGTCTGGTCATCGAGAAGGACGACGGGGGGCGCCTCCTGCTCGATCCGGGTCTGCCCGCGGTCCGAGCCTACGACGTCGACGCTTTCGGCTCCGTGGACGCGGTCCTCTACACACACCGGCACCCTGATCACTGGGATCCCGACTCGATGCGCGAGCTGATCGACCGCCACGCCGAGGTCTACGGCAACGCCGACCTGCGCGTGGCCGCCGGTGACGAGCCCGTGCAACCCCTCGATGACGGTGACGAGGCCGACGTCGCCGGGTACACCGTGCGGGCGATCGACCTCGAGCACATGCCGATGGTCAACGGCGCTCCGGGGCCCCAGAACACCGCGTTC
This genomic interval carries:
- a CDS encoding MBL fold metallo-hydrolase codes for the protein MRITKYPQSCLVIEKDDGGRLLLDPGLPAVRAYDVDAFGSVDAVLYTHRHPDHWDPDSMRELIDRHAEVYGNADLRVAAGDEPVQPLDDGDEADVAGYTVRAIDLEHMPMVNGAPGPQNTAFLIDGTLLHPGDGLDASGLRAPLLAVPLAGPSASMRDAYRLTEQVGARQAIAIHYDVFPSDPERFARECDVAEVVVLDDGQAVDLSG
- a CDS encoding alpha/beta hydrolase gives rise to the protein MSERPGVRPLEHEAQTGEEARAGEESGPPARRSRRSGWRRPLRWTAIALALALVVLVGWAALPRGPDEDRFTTVFENPRVAVGQGDGYLRLTPEGEEPVRGVVFYPGARVAPASYAATWAPVVAEAGVAVFIPAMPLNFAVLDIDRADEVIAAEDTIESWIVGGHSLGGAMASSHLGRRAEATAEGHAATDGPAAVDRIEGLVLWGGYPTEGAELAARDDLAVLSVAGGRDGLTTTADVRQRRHLLPDDADVVVIDGMNHAQFGAYGDHWRDGEALISDGEAADELAEVTASWLAERSSRRRPPRRRSRAPRTGRSRR